In Yersinia enterocolitica subsp. enterocolitica, one DNA window encodes the following:
- the gspS gene encoding type II secretion system pilot lipoprotein GspS, protein MLFAIRKISWFLPLVLLTGCQQPLNKPVQPTAQQQIKQLSALVAGAHYLQKDCQIKDVPDEAVLVKTALKLATARHWDTRAPAYKLLGEHSRERYLALVKENSGEKSLCNELNLLMVDFVDEAQRNLNIAMPR, encoded by the coding sequence ATGTTATTCGCTATACGTAAAATATCTTGGTTCTTACCTTTAGTATTATTGACCGGTTGCCAACAGCCGCTTAATAAGCCGGTACAACCGACAGCCCAGCAGCAGATCAAACAATTGTCCGCATTAGTTGCTGGGGCGCATTATCTACAGAAAGATTGCCAGATAAAGGATGTTCCTGATGAGGCGGTGTTGGTAAAAACGGCACTAAAACTGGCGACGGCTCGTCACTGGGATACCCGTGCTCCGGCATATAAATTACTTGGCGAACATAGCCGAGAACGTTATCTGGCGCTGGTGAAAGAAAACAGTGGTGAAAAGTCGTTGTGTAACGAGCTTAATTTATTGATGGTTGATTTTGTGGATGAGGCGCAGCGCAACCTAAACATAGCTATGCCGCGCTAG
- the gbpA gene encoding N-acetylglucosamine-binding protein GbpA, whose amino-acid sequence MKLNKIMLAMVVMSISGTAMAHGYIENPPSRNFLCNAQGGSLNKDCGGVQYEPQSSGETADGFPQQGPVDGKLASGDNWVSVNLNQQTAERWTKVKMKAGPQEFKWKFTAAHPIADFKYYMTKQDWNPNQPLTRDSLDLTPFCVIPGGPASTTGSTTHTCNIPERTGYQVIYGAWDVSDTPGTFYNMIDAEFDGATGEVVVSEWTKSIGNIEPHDDLNAGDTVKLRMFDQQGERSDLVVEITIADAKEGKKNNWSHALASKLNNTHQDIRAGKKDSKGTVTATHGANAIFINANSNILRAEVQIEKSPAGEVSATDASFSANGMKKEYQMADGALAIHFDVKTMGSMDLEAKVFAADNSVKGYKDMTLEDASQHVSIAMTGLKAGKHTLVILGTDAQGKTQQQSIDFMVKGETVKPEVKPEVKPEVDGANKQCTAPAWSNKSSYQAKDTVTHNGRIYMSKWWADKASVPGDAAVTDTTGNGSGWGKVWEDKGAC is encoded by the coding sequence ATGAAATTGAATAAAATTATGTTAGCTATGGTCGTTATGTCGATTAGCGGTACCGCAATGGCACATGGCTACATCGAAAACCCACCATCACGTAACTTCCTGTGTAACGCTCAGGGTGGTAGCCTTAATAAAGATTGTGGCGGCGTACAATATGAACCGCAAAGCTCTGGTGAAACTGCTGATGGCTTCCCGCAACAAGGTCCTGTTGATGGCAAACTGGCGAGTGGCGATAACTGGGTGAGTGTCAACCTGAACCAACAAACCGCTGAGCGCTGGACAAAAGTTAAAATGAAAGCCGGCCCACAAGAATTTAAGTGGAAATTTACCGCCGCTCACCCGATTGCTGACTTTAAATATTACATGACCAAACAGGATTGGAATCCTAACCAACCTCTGACTCGCGATTCATTAGATCTGACGCCATTCTGTGTAATTCCAGGTGGCCCGGCTTCGACGACAGGTTCAACCACCCACACTTGTAATATTCCTGAGCGTACTGGTTATCAGGTTATCTACGGCGCATGGGACGTATCTGATACTCCAGGAACTTTCTATAACATGATCGATGCCGAGTTTGACGGCGCGACCGGCGAAGTGGTGGTTTCTGAATGGACCAAATCTATTGGTAACATTGAACCACATGACGATTTAAATGCCGGTGACACCGTGAAACTGCGCATGTTCGACCAGCAGGGTGAGCGTAGTGATCTGGTGGTAGAAATTACTATTGCTGATGCGAAAGAAGGCAAGAAAAACAACTGGTCCCACGCACTGGCCAGCAAATTAAATAATACACACCAAGATATCCGTGCCGGTAAGAAAGATTCCAAAGGCACAGTCACAGCAACACACGGCGCTAACGCTATCTTCATTAACGCCAACAGCAATATCCTACGTGCCGAAGTGCAGATTGAAAAATCACCGGCGGGTGAAGTTTCAGCAACGGATGCAAGCTTCTCTGCCAATGGCATGAAAAAAGAATATCAAATGGCTGACGGCGCACTGGCTATTCATTTCGATGTGAAAACGATGGGCAGCATGGATTTGGAAGCTAAAGTCTTCGCCGCTGATAATTCGGTTAAAGGTTACAAAGATATGACGTTGGAAGATGCTTCGCAGCATGTTTCCATTGCCATGACTGGCCTGAAAGCGGGTAAACATACGCTGGTGATTCTCGGTACCGATGCACAGGGTAAAACTCAGCAACAGAGTATCGACTTTATGGTTAAGGGTGAAACCGTCAAGCCAGAAGTTAAACCTGAAGTTAAACCTGAAGTCGACGGTGCTAATAAGCAATGTACTGCACCGGCCTGGAGCAATAAATCCAGCTACCAAGCCAAAGATACCGTCACTCATAACGGCCGTATCTATATGAGCAAATGGTGGGCTGATAAAGCTTCCGTACCTGGCGATGCTGCGGTAACAGATACCACTGGTAATGGCTCTGGTTGGGGTAAAGTTTGGGAAGATAAAGGCGCGTGCTAA
- a CDS encoding PepSY-associated TM helix domain-containing protein gives MSSIPTSSRAAWLALVARLHFYIGLFIAPFIFFAALSGTWYVIAPNIEKNLYAEQLYSTGEGKTHPLMQQIAAAQSAVGENAQIIAVRPAPASGESTRVMFSATGLNKGESRAIFIDPVTLNILGDMAVYGSSGSLPLRTWLDKLHSGALFGDLGRNYSELAASWMWVAALGGIIMWAVQRRKKKPAAATKKTHRYRHIVIGLTLLPLLLFISVTGLTWSKWAGDNISVLRTTLAWKTPSLNTALTSKIPGTNDPHAHHCAGHEPGMAMPSYQLWRYDAVLEQARLAGIDAAKVEIRPGSSANHAWTVAEIDRSWPTQVDARAFDIKTMQLVDQLNFDRFPLVAKLIRWGIDAHMGILFGAANQLVLIFFGLGLCSTIIMGYCMWWRRRPKHQRFPVQGSLMSSLGRLSLTGKALCLLPTLLLAFSLPLMGISLAAFLLIDSLCWFKARKLRNADLKTA, from the coding sequence ATGAGTTCAATTCCCACCTCAAGTCGCGCCGCATGGCTGGCTCTGGTCGCACGTTTACACTTTTATATTGGCCTTTTTATTGCGCCATTTATCTTTTTTGCTGCATTAAGTGGCACCTGGTATGTCATTGCTCCCAACATCGAAAAAAACCTGTATGCCGAACAGCTTTATTCTACCGGTGAAGGAAAAACGCATCCCTTGATGCAGCAAATAGCTGCCGCACAAAGTGCCGTGGGTGAAAACGCACAAATCATCGCAGTTCGCCCCGCCCCTGCCAGCGGCGAAAGTACTCGCGTGATGTTTAGCGCTACTGGGCTGAATAAGGGTGAGAGCCGCGCAATATTTATCGATCCCGTCACCCTAAATATCTTGGGGGATATGGCAGTATATGGCTCCAGCGGCTCCTTACCTTTGCGTACCTGGCTGGACAAATTACACAGTGGCGCATTGTTTGGCGATCTGGGCAGAAATTACAGTGAACTGGCGGCGTCGTGGATGTGGGTAGCGGCGCTGGGCGGTATTATTATGTGGGCAGTGCAACGGCGTAAAAAAAAGCCAGCCGCTGCAACGAAAAAGACCCATCGTTACCGCCATATCGTTATTGGCCTGACGCTACTGCCTCTGCTTCTATTTATTTCAGTGACGGGCCTGACCTGGTCAAAATGGGCGGGCGATAATATTTCGGTATTACGCACCACACTGGCATGGAAAACACCGTCACTGAACACCGCATTAACCTCAAAAATACCGGGCACCAATGACCCACACGCCCATCACTGCGCCGGCCACGAACCCGGTATGGCGATGCCATCCTATCAACTTTGGCGTTATGATGCCGTATTAGAACAGGCTCGGCTGGCAGGTATTGACGCCGCCAAGGTAGAGATTCGGCCTGGCAGCAGTGCTAATCATGCATGGACGGTCGCTGAAATCGATCGTAGTTGGCCAACTCAGGTTGACGCCCGTGCCTTTGATATCAAAACCATGCAGCTAGTGGATCAACTGAATTTTGATCGATTCCCACTGGTCGCAAAACTGATCCGCTGGGGCATTGATGCCCATATGGGCATCCTGTTTGGTGCCGCCAACCAACTCGTGCTGATATTTTTTGGTCTGGGACTGTGCAGCACCATTATCATGGGTTATTGCATGTGGTGGCGTCGTCGGCCTAAACACCAACGTTTCCCTGTGCAAGGTTCGTTGATGTCCTCATTGGGTCGCTTATCACTGACGGGTAAAGCCCTCTGCCTGCTCCCCACCTTGTTGCTAGCCTTTAGCCTGCCACTGATGGGTATCAGCCTGGCAGCATTCTTGCTCATTGACAGTTTATGTTGGTTCAAAGCCCGTAAGCTTAGAAATGCCGACTTGAAAACGGCATAA
- a CDS encoding response regulator transcription factor, whose translation MIETKTLNIAMIEDEPFSRLALMEILKKYPYHHNKPERQLIYSAFSLQIAGCVSNAPELIHLLKNTPAIEVLLLDYSLTDDEKKADTSQPQDGVGLIKRLLQLYPALKIIVHTAHKNLMVARLAWQAGAWGFVQKSLDTQELFFAISYVARGKKFFPIELAALPPSTTKNAQHALTERQTEVLRMLLNGVKQKEISMHLNISFKTVSNTKTRAFKKLGLTSNTDFFHYAHEISL comes from the coding sequence ATGATAGAAACGAAAACGTTAAATATAGCCATGATCGAAGATGAACCGTTCAGTCGCCTTGCGCTAATGGAGATCTTAAAAAAGTATCCTTATCATCACAATAAACCGGAACGTCAGCTGATTTACAGCGCCTTTTCATTGCAGATCGCAGGTTGTGTCAGTAATGCACCTGAGCTAATCCACTTACTCAAAAATACCCCTGCGATAGAGGTATTATTGTTGGATTATTCACTCACAGACGATGAAAAAAAGGCAGATACATCACAGCCTCAAGATGGGGTTGGGCTTATCAAGCGACTTCTTCAGTTGTACCCCGCATTGAAAATCATTGTACATACCGCCCATAAAAATCTGATGGTAGCGCGTCTGGCCTGGCAAGCGGGAGCATGGGGGTTTGTGCAAAAGAGTCTCGATACTCAAGAACTGTTTTTTGCTATTTCGTATGTCGCCCGAGGTAAGAAATTCTTTCCTATTGAGCTGGCAGCTCTGCCTCCATCCACGACGAAAAATGCGCAGCATGCTTTAACAGAGCGTCAAACTGAAGTGCTGAGAATGTTACTAAATGGCGTGAAACAGAAAGAGATTAGTATGCATCTAAATATCAGTTTTAAAACGGTATCCAACACTAAAACTCGCGCTTTCAAAAAACTGGGGCTGACTTCAAATACCGATTTTTTCCATTATGCCCATGAAATTTCTTTATAA
- a CDS encoding ATP-binding protein, whose protein sequence is MKFLYKTYLTSLFFLLLLTNGYAVAITFSPQEQHYINTHPVVKYGISPHFYPIENFNSTGEHIGLTRDYIDIISAATGIKFQPVFSNNSIRPFVNLQSGHVSLLTSTSSAFAQAKGLASSIPMFSTWPVTVTRKATRHIVTPDDLQEGYVSITDYLSLIEWFTGQYPNINYKISRSPEEAIGEVIHGRAKAAVVLSPTALYYMNVVHPGQLKMSNPHKVKIPRVMSARPEDQILIDIINKVIASVSAKQQSELMAKWMLSDTLSQPDNTQPNWYYYSLVTILLCLSCFVFYRNRQLKMAFIRLGSKNNLELSVIAHELRTPLIGILTACEGLVDKIVSTSQRERLTNVIHVTRELLDNLDLSLDNAKINAGSVTQNPQPQLLAELCDTTVKLFISFAETHGTTIQVRYLSKQFFLPHLFDGTLVSQALNNIVSNAIKHTHDGMVLIECSLLQVDGKNMFSIEVIDTGTGIPSKVLARLSEPFYQGKFSRTDSDTPHPKGTGLGLFVAKKNMHLTGGHLAIVSQPGVGSRVTIALPAIAAHYAIENPLPEGLHIIMPTEIPSSLSGEITQILDGCELPYYSAAEPLPAAARGPEIDLQLDVAQKHWQLHHKQGDSVIIPRPVYASALYLTITDLCNEEQPLESSSDSPELHLPTTIITESRRLLVVEDEPLLLEVQYELFSSMGFQVDAVANTQQAYQSWLQHHHTIIVTDCRLDESDGFELVRHLRKLMQDSPEQVLIIGQSASLKTEDAQRAREVGMDYLLQKPVAREQWQQLIRDYFASGK, encoded by the coding sequence ATGAAATTTCTTTATAAAACCTACCTGACATCATTGTTTTTTTTGCTTTTATTGACGAACGGCTATGCTGTCGCCATCACTTTTTCACCACAAGAACAGCATTATATTAATACTCACCCGGTGGTGAAATATGGTATTTCCCCCCATTTTTATCCTATTGAAAATTTTAATAGTACCGGGGAGCATATTGGGCTGACCCGGGATTATATCGATATTATCTCCGCCGCCACCGGAATAAAATTTCAGCCGGTATTCAGTAACAATAGCATTAGACCTTTTGTGAATCTGCAAAGCGGCCATGTCTCGCTACTCACCAGCACATCCAGCGCTTTTGCACAGGCTAAAGGGCTGGCAAGCAGTATTCCGATGTTTTCTACCTGGCCGGTCACCGTCACGCGCAAAGCCACACGACATATCGTGACTCCGGATGATCTGCAAGAGGGTTATGTTTCCATCACTGACTATTTATCGCTGATTGAGTGGTTTACTGGGCAATATCCCAATATTAATTACAAGATATCGCGTTCGCCCGAGGAGGCAATTGGTGAAGTGATACACGGGCGAGCAAAAGCTGCCGTCGTCCTCTCGCCTACGGCCCTCTATTATATGAACGTGGTTCATCCCGGGCAGTTAAAAATGTCCAATCCTCATAAAGTCAAGATTCCCAGAGTGATGAGTGCACGACCCGAAGACCAAATCTTGATCGATATTATTAATAAAGTCATCGCGTCCGTTTCCGCCAAACAGCAATCTGAACTCATGGCAAAATGGATGCTCAGCGACACTCTTTCGCAACCGGATAATACCCAACCAAATTGGTACTACTATAGCCTGGTCACTATCTTATTATGCCTGTCGTGTTTTGTTTTTTATCGTAACCGGCAGCTAAAAATGGCATTCATCCGACTGGGTTCAAAAAACAATCTGGAGCTGTCGGTTATTGCGCACGAATTACGTACGCCACTGATTGGTATTTTGACCGCCTGCGAAGGGCTGGTAGACAAAATAGTCTCAACCAGCCAGCGCGAAAGACTCACTAATGTTATTCATGTCACCCGCGAATTACTGGATAATCTTGACCTGTCACTGGATAACGCCAAAATCAATGCCGGTTCGGTAACACAAAATCCACAACCACAGTTACTGGCTGAATTGTGCGATACCACGGTCAAACTATTTATCAGTTTTGCCGAAACACACGGCACCACAATTCAGGTTCGCTACCTATCGAAGCAGTTTTTTTTACCCCACTTGTTCGATGGCACTCTGGTCTCTCAGGCGCTGAACAATATCGTCAGCAATGCCATTAAGCACACCCATGACGGTATGGTATTAATTGAATGCTCATTGCTACAAGTGGACGGCAAGAACATGTTTAGCATTGAGGTGATAGACACCGGCACCGGGATCCCCAGCAAGGTACTGGCACGGCTTTCAGAACCTTTTTATCAGGGCAAATTCTCTCGTACAGATAGCGACACCCCACACCCTAAGGGCACTGGGCTGGGATTATTTGTGGCTAAGAAAAATATGCATCTCACCGGTGGACATCTGGCCATTGTCAGTCAGCCGGGGGTCGGCTCGCGGGTGACCATTGCCCTACCCGCAATTGCGGCCCATTATGCTATCGAAAACCCGCTACCTGAAGGGCTACATATCATCATGCCCACTGAGATACCGTCCTCATTGAGCGGTGAAATTACTCAGATTCTGGATGGCTGCGAGTTGCCCTATTACTCTGCCGCTGAGCCACTCCCTGCTGCGGCTCGTGGGCCGGAGATTGATCTGCAACTGGATGTAGCGCAAAAACACTGGCAACTACACCATAAGCAAGGGGATTCGGTGATTATCCCGCGCCCGGTGTACGCCTCGGCACTCTACCTTACCATCACCGATTTATGTAATGAGGAGCAGCCGCTCGAGAGTAGCAGTGACAGCCCTGAGTTACATCTCCCTACTACCATCATTACAGAATCACGGCGTCTGTTGGTGGTAGAGGATGAGCCACTGCTGCTGGAAGTTCAATATGAACTGTTTAGCAGCATGGGGTTTCAGGTCGATGCGGTAGCGAACACGCAGCAGGCGTATCAGAGCTGGTTACAACACCACCATACTATTATTGTGACCGACTGTCGGCTTGATGAGAGCGACGGCTTTGAACTGGTACGTCACCTGCGAAAACTGATGCAAGATAGCCCAGAGCAGGTGCTGATTATCGGTCAATCAGCTTCACTGAAAACAGAAGATGCGCAGCGCGCCCGTGAAGTCGGTATGGATTACCTGCTACAAAAACCGGTTGCACGCGAACAATGGCAGCAATTGATACGTGACTATTTCGCCTCAGGAAAATAA
- a CDS encoding ParD-like family protein, translating to MGIVKISDLMHENLRIASNAMSRSINAQAEHWLKMGMLAELYPQLSHHELARALVQVELQGGADIARIIQSDTHTFNKEENAQ from the coding sequence ATGGGAATTGTTAAAATCTCCGATTTGATGCATGAAAATCTACGCATCGCCAGTAATGCCATGAGCCGGTCAATTAACGCACAAGCCGAGCACTGGCTCAAAATGGGTATGCTGGCCGAACTTTATCCCCAATTGAGCCACCATGAGCTGGCCCGAGCCCTGGTTCAGGTTGAATTACAGGGCGGGGCTGACATTGCCAGAATCATCCAGAGTGACACCCATACGTTTAATAAAGAAGAGAATGCGCAATGA
- the map gene encoding type I methionyl aminopeptidase — MTTVKIHSPAEIEMARAAGQAAAKVLEMITPYVRAGVTTDEIDRLCHDYVVNELKVIPANIGYHGYAHTVCTSVNHVVCHGIPSDKKLKNGDIVNIDVAIIKDGWYGDTSRMYYVGETSVRAKRLVDITYLSMVAGIKVVRPGATLGDIGAAIQQVAEGAGFSVVREYCGHGVGQEYHTAPQVLHYGTPGLGMPLKAGMIFTIEPMINAGKAATSVLSDGWTVVTKDRSLSAQWEHTIAVTDTGYDLLTPWPEGTGEYAAI; from the coding sequence ATGACAACAGTAAAAATTCACTCACCAGCAGAAATTGAAATGGCGCGAGCCGCAGGCCAAGCCGCCGCGAAAGTGCTGGAAATGATCACACCTTATGTCCGCGCTGGGGTCACAACAGATGAAATTGATCGGTTATGTCACGATTACGTCGTTAACGAACTGAAAGTCATCCCTGCCAATATAGGCTATCACGGCTATGCGCACACTGTTTGTACCTCGGTCAATCATGTGGTTTGCCACGGGATTCCGTCGGATAAAAAACTCAAAAATGGCGATATCGTCAATATTGATGTCGCTATTATTAAAGATGGTTGGTATGGCGATACCAGCAGAATGTACTATGTTGGAGAAACGTCGGTCAGAGCTAAGCGTTTGGTGGATATCACTTATTTATCGATGGTTGCTGGGATTAAGGTGGTACGCCCAGGGGCAACACTCGGGGATATCGGAGCAGCTATTCAACAAGTGGCGGAAGGTGCAGGTTTTTCTGTGGTGAGGGAGTATTGTGGTCACGGCGTGGGTCAGGAATATCATACTGCACCACAAGTCCTGCACTATGGGACGCCAGGGCTAGGTATGCCGCTGAAAGCGGGAATGATTTTCACCATTGAGCCGATGATTAATGCCGGTAAAGCCGCCACCAGCGTCCTGTCTGATGGTTGGACAGTTGTCACCAAAGACCGCTCTCTTTCAGCACAATGGGAACACACTATTGCCGTGACTGACACCGGTTACGACCTACTGACACCTTGGCCTGAAGGCACCGGAGAATACGCTGCCATTTAG
- a CDS encoding ABC transporter ATP-binding protein gives MIEITDINKKYQNTTVLSNINESIPSGGITSIIGPNGAGKSTLLSIMSRLLTPDLGRVQFNGLDVAKTSGDKLATILSVLRQENHFTSRLTVSDLVGFGRYPYSKGRLNENDRQYIDAAMEFLNLMPLKDRYLDELSGGQRQRAYVAMVLCQDTKYILLDEPLNNLDMKHCVAMMKQLRRAADELKKTIILVIHDINFASAYSDHIIAMKDGAVIYRGAPEEIMQPDILEEIFDIKIRIEKVQDQHIAVYYR, from the coding sequence GTGATTGAAATAACGGATATTAATAAGAAATACCAGAATACAACGGTACTCAGTAATATAAATGAGAGCATTCCTTCTGGCGGAATAACGTCAATTATCGGACCAAATGGTGCGGGTAAGTCGACGTTATTATCGATTATGAGCCGTTTACTGACGCCAGATCTCGGGCGTGTTCAGTTTAACGGGCTGGATGTTGCCAAAACCTCCGGGGATAAATTGGCGACTATCCTTTCAGTTCTACGGCAAGAAAACCACTTTACCAGTCGACTGACAGTGTCGGATTTGGTGGGATTTGGCCGTTACCCTTATTCGAAAGGGCGGCTCAATGAAAATGATCGCCAATATATTGATGCGGCGATGGAATTCCTCAATTTGATGCCATTGAAAGACCGCTATCTTGATGAGTTGTCGGGGGGGCAACGGCAACGTGCTTATGTGGCGATGGTGCTGTGTCAGGATACGAAATATATCCTGCTGGATGAGCCATTAAATAATCTGGACATGAAACATTGTGTCGCAATGATGAAGCAATTGCGGCGTGCGGCGGATGAATTGAAGAAAACAATCATTTTGGTTATTCATGATATCAATTTTGCTTCTGCCTATTCCGACCATATTATTGCCATGAAAGACGGTGCGGTTATCTATCGTGGCGCACCCGAAGAAATAATGCAGCCGGATATCCTCGAAGAAATTTTTGATATAAAAATTAGAATAGAAAAAGTGCAAGATCAGCATATCGCGGTTTATTACCGTTAA
- a CDS encoding iron chelate uptake ABC transporter family permease subunit translates to MQANEYSSPSSLSQEKNTILSSPAKRLLLLSVIALVAMVIFMTINLRGNIQYVLVHRGLILATMVLVAFAAGIATVLFQTVTNNRILTPSVMGLEALFILIQTMLIFFVDANGFRVLGITGKFLCESALLLLFSVFLYRWLLTGVGINLHKVLLVGLVCGTLFRSLSSLMQRLLSPGEFAVLQGRVFATFTRAAPEIIALSTGIIILVAITIWRMRHCLDIIALGRNTAINLGVAYQKKITTILLLVSLLVAISTALVGPLTFLGLLIANLAYPLVGSFRHQYLLPGVFLLGVITLVGGQLILERLLNMSGTLSVVIEFVGGALFIYLLIKKAPV, encoded by the coding sequence ATGCAGGCTAATGAGTATTCTTCACCAAGCTCTCTATCCCAAGAGAAAAATACAATATTAAGCTCACCGGCAAAACGATTATTGTTATTGAGTGTTATTGCCCTTGTCGCAATGGTTATTTTCATGACCATTAATCTTAGAGGCAATATTCAATATGTACTGGTGCATCGTGGTCTTATTTTAGCCACTATGGTATTAGTTGCGTTTGCTGCCGGTATTGCCACCGTGTTATTCCAAACGGTCACTAATAACCGGATTTTGACGCCGTCAGTGATGGGGCTTGAAGCGCTGTTTATCCTGATCCAAACCATGTTGATCTTTTTTGTCGATGCCAATGGGTTCAGGGTGCTCGGAATAACTGGAAAGTTTCTTTGTGAATCGGCTTTGCTGCTGTTGTTTTCGGTATTTCTCTATCGCTGGTTGCTGACCGGAGTAGGGATTAATCTGCACAAGGTGTTACTGGTCGGGTTGGTATGTGGCACGTTGTTCCGCAGTTTATCCAGCTTGATGCAGCGCCTACTCTCCCCAGGAGAGTTTGCTGTTTTGCAGGGCAGGGTATTTGCCACTTTTACCCGCGCCGCGCCGGAGATTATTGCGCTTTCTACCGGGATAATTATTCTCGTGGCGATAACCATTTGGCGTATGCGCCATTGCCTCGATATTATCGCTTTGGGTAGAAATACAGCGATTAATCTGGGCGTTGCTTACCAGAAAAAAATCACCACTATCTTACTGTTGGTCTCATTGCTGGTCGCTATATCGACGGCACTTGTCGGGCCGTTAACCTTTTTAGGTCTGCTTATCGCTAATCTGGCTTACCCGCTGGTAGGATCATTCCGACATCAATATTTGTTGCCAGGGGTCTTTCTGCTAGGGGTCATTACGCTGGTCGGTGGGCAATTGATCCTCGAACGTTTGCTGAACATGTCGGGAACGCTCTCCGTGGTCATTGAGTTTGTGGGTGGCGCGCTGTTTATTTATCTTTTAATAAAAAAGGCTCCGGTGTGA
- a CDS encoding ABC transporter permease, producing MKNLSFIAGLVILLGLMACSLFIGAGNVTLSEVWSDPDMRDIFLISRVPRTLALVLAGSAMSVAGLIMQMLTQNRFVEPSIAGTTQSASLGLLLVMVFSPAAPVMVKMLVATVFAMGGTALFMLLLARMRMKSALMVPLTGIMLGAVFSAVTTFLAMEFDLLQSLGSWESGDFSGVLQGRYELLWIVGALTLIACLIADRFTVAGMGRDFSVNVGLNYQRVMLMGMSIIAIISGVVVVVIGVLPFLGLIVPNIVSMAMGDNLRRTIPWVALCGGGLVVLCDIIGRLVSYPFEIPASVILGAIGALVFLLLIVRTKRHAG from the coding sequence ATGAAAAATCTTAGCTTTATAGCAGGCCTGGTTATTTTACTGGGCCTTATGGCATGCAGCCTATTTATTGGTGCCGGGAATGTCACCTTGTCCGAGGTATGGTCAGATCCCGACATGCGCGACATCTTTTTGATAAGCCGTGTGCCGCGAACATTAGCCTTGGTTCTGGCTGGCAGTGCCATGAGCGTTGCTGGCCTCATTATGCAGATGCTCACTCAGAACCGGTTTGTCGAACCCTCGATTGCCGGTACTACCCAGTCCGCCAGTCTCGGCTTACTGTTGGTTATGGTATTTAGCCCCGCCGCACCGGTAATGGTTAAGATGTTAGTAGCGACCGTTTTTGCTATGGGCGGTACCGCACTTTTTATGCTGCTACTGGCACGAATGAGAATGAAATCGGCGCTGATGGTGCCGCTTACCGGCATTATGCTGGGGGCGGTGTTTAGTGCAGTAACCACTTTCCTGGCAATGGAGTTTGATCTGCTGCAATCATTGGGCAGTTGGGAATCGGGTGATTTCTCGGGTGTGTTGCAAGGCCGCTATGAACTGTTGTGGATAGTGGGTGCATTGACGTTGATTGCTTGTTTGATCGCTGACCGCTTTACTGTCGCTGGTATGGGGCGAGATTTCTCGGTTAATGTCGGCTTGAATTATCAGCGGGTTATGCTCATGGGGATGTCTATTATTGCCATCATCAGCGGTGTGGTAGTGGTGGTGATCGGTGTGCTGCCTTTCCTAGGATTAATTGTACCCAATATTGTCAGCATGGCGATGGGGGATAACCTGCGTCGAACCATCCCTTGGGTGGCGTTGTGTGGCGGTGGTCTGGTGGTGTTATGCGATATTATTGGTCGATTAGTTAGTTACCCGTTTGAAATACCTGCCAGCGTTATTCTGGGCGCAATTGGCGCACTCGTTTTCCTATTATTAATTGTTAGGACAAAACGTCATGCAGGCTAA